A genomic stretch from Arthrobacter sp. KBS0702 includes:
- a CDS encoding enoyl-CoA hydratase/isomerase family protein, producing the protein MSVEYSGQVATIMLGSGERFNAMGAAEWRSLGEAAQSLAAQEVRAVVIRGRGGTFCSGSDLREWEHSAAGDVQEIFATIEWALQAVEALPMPTVALVEGAATGAGCQLALACDLQLMAESARIGMPIARLGILVPPSFANRISLRIGPSRTKDLFYRGTLLRAPEAHAMGLVSSCVADHEAEPELAELLALWERLSAASLRAAKAAVDTGLGPLSQPARDLPVGPATDAAEFGWRVGAFLHRKSHPAQPL; encoded by the coding sequence GTGTCCGTTGAATACTCGGGGCAAGTGGCCACCATCATGCTGGGAAGCGGGGAGCGCTTCAACGCGATGGGGGCGGCCGAATGGCGCTCACTCGGGGAAGCCGCCCAATCCCTGGCGGCACAGGAGGTGCGCGCCGTCGTTATCCGTGGCCGCGGCGGCACCTTCTGCTCGGGCTCGGACCTGCGGGAATGGGAACACTCCGCCGCAGGGGACGTGCAGGAGATCTTCGCCACGATCGAGTGGGCCCTGCAGGCGGTCGAGGCCCTGCCGATGCCGACCGTGGCCCTCGTCGAGGGTGCCGCGACCGGGGCGGGCTGCCAGTTGGCCTTGGCCTGCGACCTGCAACTGATGGCCGAGTCGGCCCGAATCGGCATGCCGATCGCCCGCCTCGGAATCCTGGTCCCGCCGTCATTCGCGAACAGGATCAGCCTGCGGATCGGGCCTTCCCGCACCAAGGACCTGTTCTACCGGGGCACCCTGCTGCGGGCGCCGGAAGCACACGCCATGGGCCTGGTCAGCTCCTGCGTGGCGGACCACGAGGCCGAGCCTGAGCTTGCTGAGCTGCTCGCGCTCTGGGAGCGGCTCTCCGCGGCCTCGCTCCGGGCCGCCAAAGCCGCGGTGGACACCGGCCTCGGACCGCTGTCCCAGCCCGCCCGCGACTTGCCCGTGGGCCCGGCGACGGACGCGGCCGAGTTTGGCTGGCGGGTCGGGGCGTTCCTGCACCGCAAGAGCCACCCGGCTCAGCCGTTGTAG
- a CDS encoding IclR family transcriptional regulator has translation MAREQGTGSTPLLVLGKVTEILNCFSLEEPDPTLAQIARQTGLPTSTCQRLVQNMVREGFLDRDGDRYRIGLRLVQWASPGTFGLDIVRIVRPILQQLRDDTGETACLYIRDGAFRTVVAVAETRHVVMRPFRVGQVMPIHAGAPGKIFLAFDPGAREALAGMELTRFTPNTPASWDVLDEQVEQARSQGFYAAFGERNSDVGSISAPVFDHTGELAGVLGLGFPTQRVTVADVGRLGPAVSEAAKAASVALGHHTAAAPPKAGRSRGAATR, from the coding sequence TTGGCAAGAGAACAGGGCACCGGATCGACCCCGCTGCTCGTGCTGGGCAAGGTGACGGAAATCCTTAACTGCTTCTCGCTCGAGGAGCCGGACCCGACCCTGGCGCAGATCGCGCGCCAGACGGGCCTGCCCACCAGCACCTGCCAGCGGCTCGTGCAGAACATGGTCCGCGAGGGCTTCCTGGACCGCGACGGCGACCGCTACCGAATCGGACTGCGCCTGGTCCAATGGGCCAGCCCTGGCACCTTCGGGCTGGACATCGTGCGCATCGTGCGTCCGATCCTGCAGCAGTTGCGTGACGACACCGGGGAAACGGCCTGCCTCTATATCCGGGACGGAGCCTTCCGCACCGTCGTCGCCGTCGCGGAGACCCGCCACGTGGTGATGCGCCCGTTCCGCGTCGGGCAGGTGATGCCGATCCATGCCGGGGCGCCGGGCAAGATCTTCCTCGCTTTCGACCCCGGAGCGCGGGAGGCGCTTGCCGGCATGGAGCTGACGCGCTTCACACCGAACACCCCCGCCAGTTGGGACGTGCTGGACGAGCAAGTCGAGCAGGCGCGCAGTCAGGGTTTCTACGCGGCGTTCGGTGAGCGGAACAGCGACGTGGGCTCGATCAGCGCGCCGGTCTTTGACCACACCGGCGAGCTCGCCGGGGTCCTCGGACTGGGCTTCCCTACGCAGCGGGTGACGGTTGCCGACGTCGGACGCCTGGGTCCCGCAGTGTCGGAGGCGGCCAAGGCCGCCTCGGTCGCACTGGGGCACCACACCGCCGCGGCGCCGCCCAAGGCCGGCCGGTCGCGCGGGGCCGCCACACGCTGA
- a CDS encoding MFS transporter yields the protein MMTTQAVTREQAARRATVASVVGTTIEWYDFFLYGTAAALVFPQLFFPGQNAFAGVLFAFGTQFVGFVARPVGAAIFGHYGDRIGRKTTLMVTLFLMAFGTVLIGFLPTYQAIGVAAPILLTLLRIIQGIGVGGEWGGSVLLSMEWGHKGRRGFSASWPQIGVPLGLVLSTGVVRITSGITGTEGFASFGWRIPFIISILLIGVGLFVRLRVIESPEFEAVRKSNKIVRNPLIEVIKRQPKEILLSALVRMSEQAPFYLFITFVITYAVKHLQLNSNSILDDTLIAAALGLVSVPLFGWLSDKFGRRKVYGVGIVLTALFAFPYFAMLDTREPFIVGVAIVVSLILHDIQYGPQAALIAESFDADIRYTGAGLGYQLASVVAGGPAPLIAAALLAQYGNSTAIALYIIACCAIAMLALIFLPKAAHRFEESPELKTEATV from the coding sequence ATGATGACAACCCAAGCAGTGACCCGGGAGCAGGCGGCACGCCGCGCGACCGTTGCCAGCGTCGTAGGCACCACCATCGAGTGGTACGACTTCTTCCTCTACGGCACGGCGGCCGCCCTGGTCTTCCCGCAGCTGTTCTTCCCCGGCCAGAACGCCTTCGCCGGCGTTCTCTTCGCCTTCGGCACCCAGTTCGTGGGCTTCGTGGCCCGGCCTGTCGGCGCGGCAATCTTCGGCCATTACGGGGACCGCATCGGCCGCAAGACCACCCTGATGGTCACCCTGTTCCTGATGGCCTTCGGCACTGTGCTGATCGGCTTCCTGCCCACCTACCAGGCAATCGGCGTCGCGGCCCCGATCCTGCTGACGCTGCTCCGGATCATCCAGGGCATCGGCGTCGGCGGCGAGTGGGGTGGCTCGGTGCTGCTGAGCATGGAGTGGGGCCACAAGGGACGCCGGGGCTTCTCCGCCAGCTGGCCGCAAATCGGCGTGCCGCTCGGCCTGGTCCTCTCGACCGGCGTTGTCCGCATCACCTCCGGAATCACGGGCACGGAAGGCTTTGCCTCCTTCGGCTGGCGTATCCCGTTCATCATCAGCATCCTGCTGATCGGCGTGGGCCTCTTCGTCCGCCTGCGTGTGATCGAGAGCCCCGAGTTCGAGGCCGTCCGCAAGTCCAACAAGATTGTCCGGAACCCGCTGATCGAGGTCATCAAGCGCCAGCCCAAGGAAATCCTGCTCTCTGCCCTGGTCCGCATGTCCGAGCAGGCGCCCTTCTACCTCTTCATCACCTTCGTGATCACCTACGCCGTCAAGCACCTGCAGCTGAACAGCAACTCGATCCTGGACGACACGTTGATCGCGGCCGCCCTGGGCCTGGTGAGCGTGCCGCTCTTCGGCTGGCTCTCCGACAAGTTCGGTCGGCGCAAGGTGTACGGCGTGGGCATCGTGCTGACGGCCCTCTTCGCGTTCCCGTACTTCGCGATGCTGGACACCCGCGAGCCCTTCATCGTGGGTGTGGCGATCGTCGTGAGCCTGATCCTGCACGACATCCAGTACGGACCGCAGGCGGCGCTCATCGCGGAGAGCTTCGACGCGGACATCCGTTACACCGGCGCCGGCCTGGGGTACCAGCTGGCGAGCGTCGTGGCCGGCGGCCCCGCGCCGCTGATCGCCGCCGCGCTGCTGGCCCAGTACGGCAATTCGACCGCGATCGCACTGTACATTATCGCCTGCTGCGCCATCGCCATGCTGGCCCTGATCTTCCTGCCGAAGGCTGCCCACCGCTTCGAAGAAAGCCCTGAGCTCAAGACGGAAGCAACTGTATGA
- a CDS encoding CaiB/BaiF CoA-transferase family protein has protein sequence MSLTHAGIAPDRTAGAEPLAAPQPADPAGVAGPLKDLLVLDLSRILSGPFATMTLADLGADVIKIEQPGQGDDTRQWGPPFQGEEAAYFLSVNRNKRSLAVDLKSPEGLAAVRRLALKADVLVENFRPGTAARLGLGYEELSRDNPGLVYASISGYGQTGPDALRPGYDAIAQARSGIMSVTGEPDGPPVRVGVSSADLVAGMWATIGVLAALHEKQRTGTGQWVDISLLDGSVSWLTYVSSGYFASGEVPKRYGSAHPTIAPYQAFPTSDGFVMVAVGNDGLWRRFAAALGDEGLAADPDYATNPSRVAHRDTLIPRIESVLRTRSAEDWVRILDDAGVPVGPIHTVDQALADPQVRARGMVAELDHPTAGPMKVVGCPVRLTRTPASVRTAPPLLGQHTDEVLASLGLDESSIAGLRRVGAVQ, from the coding sequence ATGAGCCTGACGCACGCGGGCATCGCCCCTGACCGAACGGCAGGCGCCGAGCCCCTGGCGGCGCCGCAGCCGGCGGACCCGGCCGGCGTGGCCGGACCGCTCAAGGACCTGCTGGTCCTCGACCTAAGCCGGATCCTCTCGGGACCCTTCGCCACCATGACCCTGGCGGACCTCGGGGCCGACGTCATCAAGATCGAACAGCCCGGACAAGGGGACGACACGCGGCAGTGGGGGCCGCCGTTCCAGGGCGAGGAAGCCGCCTATTTCCTCTCCGTGAACCGGAACAAGCGCAGCCTCGCGGTCGACCTCAAGTCACCAGAGGGCCTGGCCGCGGTCAGGCGCCTGGCCCTGAAGGCGGATGTGCTGGTCGAGAACTTCCGGCCCGGCACGGCGGCGCGGCTCGGTCTTGGGTACGAAGAGCTCTCGCGGGACAACCCCGGACTGGTCTACGCCTCGATCAGCGGCTACGGCCAGACGGGGCCGGACGCCCTCCGGCCGGGGTACGACGCGATCGCCCAGGCGCGTAGCGGCATCATGAGCGTCACCGGGGAGCCGGACGGGCCTCCGGTGCGGGTAGGGGTCAGCAGTGCCGACCTCGTTGCCGGAATGTGGGCGACCATCGGTGTGCTTGCCGCGCTGCATGAGAAGCAGCGCACGGGGACCGGACAGTGGGTGGACATCAGCCTGCTCGACGGATCCGTCTCCTGGCTGACCTACGTCTCCAGCGGATACTTCGCCAGCGGCGAGGTCCCCAAACGCTACGGCTCGGCCCATCCGACGATCGCCCCGTACCAGGCGTTCCCCACCTCGGACGGCTTCGTCATGGTCGCCGTCGGCAACGACGGGCTGTGGCGGCGCTTTGCCGCGGCGCTCGGCGACGAGGGTCTCGCAGCCGACCCGGACTACGCCACCAACCCCTCCCGGGTGGCGCACCGGGACACCCTGATTCCCCGGATTGAGTCGGTCCTGCGCACGCGCAGCGCCGAGGACTGGGTGCGGATCCTGGACGACGCCGGCGTCCCCGTGGGGCCGATCCACACCGTAGACCAGGCCCTGGCCGACCCGCAGGTCCGGGCCCGGGGCATGGTGGCCGAACTGGACCACCCCACAGCGGGGCCGATGAAGGTGGTGGGCTGCCCGGTGCGCCTCACACGCACCCCGGCGTCCGTGCGCACGGCGCCACCGCTGCTGGGCCAGCACACCGACGAAGTCCTGGCCAGTCTTGGCCTGGATGAGTCTTCGATCGCCGGGCTCCGGCGCGTGGGGGCGGTCCAGTGA
- a CDS encoding DUF2630 family protein, whose translation MDERDILQRITSLVEEERELRERAESASAGHDHVPDRLRLRQLEEDLDQCWDLLRQRRAKRQYGENPDDAEARPVTQVEGYNG comes from the coding sequence ATGGACGAACGGGACATCCTCCAGCGCATCACCTCGCTGGTGGAGGAGGAACGAGAGCTCCGCGAACGGGCAGAGTCCGCAAGCGCCGGCCACGACCATGTCCCCGACCGGCTCCGGCTCCGGCAGCTTGAGGAGGACCTCGATCAGTGCTGGGACCTGCTGCGGCAACGGCGAGCGAAGAGGCAATACGGCGAGAACCCGGACGATGCGGAGGCTCGGCCCGTCACGCAGGTGGAGGGCTACAACGGCTGA
- a CDS encoding VOC family protein, with translation MTTLNPYLGFRDNAKDAMTFYHSVFGGELNMSTFAEFQASEDPAEQDKIMHAMLTGEKGLVLMGADTPNSMDYTPGNNFSVSLSGTDEAELRGYWDKLSEGGTVTMPLEKAPWGDTFGMCKDKFGVDWLVNIAPAAG, from the coding sequence ATGACCACGCTCAACCCCTACCTTGGCTTCCGCGACAACGCGAAGGATGCCATGACCTTCTATCATTCCGTGTTCGGCGGGGAGCTGAACATGAGCACCTTCGCCGAGTTCCAGGCGAGTGAGGACCCTGCCGAGCAGGACAAGATCATGCACGCCATGTTGACTGGCGAAAAGGGGCTGGTGCTGATGGGCGCCGACACCCCCAACAGCATGGACTACACCCCCGGCAACAACTTCTCGGTGTCCCTCAGCGGCACCGACGAGGCCGAGCTCCGCGGCTACTGGGACAAACTGTCCGAGGGCGGCACCGTGACCATGCCGCTGGAGAAGGCCCCGTGGGGCGACACCTTCGGCATGTGCAAGGACAAGTTCGGGGTGGACTGGCTGGTCAACATCGCCCCCGCCGCCGGCTAG
- a CDS encoding alpha/beta fold hydrolase, translated as MALNRNETTMSRPVRIEVEAAGHLGHVFASRPPGGPTAAPAVVLIHGIGASHRYLQRLHGLLADSVDTFSIDLPGFGATPRPERTLSVAEHATYILGALEQLGVLEFVIVGHSMGTQFAVEAARQQPSRIPHVVLMGPVVNDRRRTVAQQALALGRDCLFFESPSSNALVFTDYLRCGPSWYLKNLRVMMDYPIEEEIAGVRAPVLVLRGANDPVAPADWCRRLAARAATAMFLEIEGTGHVVQHNRAVQVADSILAFAGSPAAGSGAARGFTA; from the coding sequence GTGGCGCTGAACAGAAACGAGACCACCATGAGCAGGCCCGTGCGCATCGAGGTCGAGGCCGCAGGGCACCTGGGCCACGTCTTCGCCTCCCGACCGCCGGGCGGCCCGACGGCGGCACCCGCCGTAGTCCTGATCCACGGGATCGGCGCCTCGCACCGTTACCTGCAGCGGCTGCACGGACTGCTGGCCGACTCGGTGGACACTTTCTCGATCGACCTGCCGGGCTTCGGCGCCACCCCCAGGCCGGAGCGCACCCTCAGCGTGGCGGAGCATGCCACCTATATCCTCGGCGCCCTCGAGCAGCTTGGCGTGCTGGAGTTCGTAATCGTCGGCCACTCAATGGGCACCCAGTTCGCGGTCGAAGCGGCCCGGCAGCAGCCGTCACGGATCCCGCATGTGGTGCTGATGGGCCCGGTGGTCAACGACCGGCGGCGCACCGTGGCGCAGCAGGCCCTGGCGCTAGGCCGCGACTGCTTGTTCTTCGAGAGCCCGTCCTCCAACGCCCTGGTCTTCACCGACTATCTCCGCTGCGGGCCGAGCTGGTACCTCAAGAACCTGCGCGTCATGATGGACTACCCCATCGAGGAGGAGATCGCCGGCGTCAGGGCGCCCGTTCTCGTGCTGCGGGGCGCAAACGACCCCGTTGCGCCGGCGGACTGGTGCCGCCGGCTGGCCGCCCGCGCAGCCACCGCAATGTTCCTTGAAATCGAGGGGACCGGGCACGTGGTCCAGCACAACCGCGCCGTCCAGGTCGCCGACTCAATCCTCGCCTTTGCCGGCTCCCCGGCCGCCGGAAGCGGAGCAGCCCGGGGGTTCACCGCTTGA
- a CDS encoding Asp/Glu racemase has product MSTPRGVEQSSTVRLAAGPSRIGLIVPSSNSTMETELPELFRRQSEATGHRYTFHSARAALKNVTPAELAAMVAKAADCATSVSDADVDVIAYACLVAVMAQGPGAHAGSEEIIAQAAEANGHPAAVTSSAGALVRTLQHLGARRVAMVTPYLPELTKTVSDYIEGAGITVQDVIGLSVADNLEVGRLDPLALPGIARRLNTEGVDAVVLSACVQMPSLAAVQTVEDALGVPVITAATATTFEILNALGHTPAMRGAGRLLAGDVRTGVPVPA; this is encoded by the coding sequence GTGAGCACACCGCGGGGCGTGGAGCAATCAAGTACGGTGCGACTGGCCGCCGGCCCGTCCAGGATCGGGCTGATCGTTCCCAGCTCGAACAGCACGATGGAAACAGAGCTTCCGGAACTCTTCCGCCGGCAGAGCGAAGCGACAGGCCACCGGTACACCTTCCACTCGGCCCGGGCGGCCCTGAAGAACGTGACGCCGGCCGAGCTTGCCGCCATGGTGGCCAAGGCGGCGGACTGCGCCACGTCCGTCTCCGACGCCGACGTCGACGTCATCGCCTATGCCTGCCTGGTCGCGGTGATGGCCCAGGGCCCGGGGGCCCACGCCGGCTCCGAGGAGATCATCGCGCAGGCCGCCGAGGCCAACGGCCACCCGGCGGCTGTCACCAGCAGCGCCGGCGCCTTGGTGCGCACCCTTCAACACCTGGGCGCGCGCCGGGTGGCAATGGTGACTCCCTACCTGCCGGAGCTGACCAAAACCGTCAGCGACTACATCGAGGGCGCGGGCATCACCGTGCAGGACGTGATCGGCCTCTCGGTGGCCGACAACCTCGAAGTGGGCCGGCTCGATCCGCTCGCCCTGCCGGGCATCGCGCGCCGGCTCAACACGGAGGGCGTGGACGCCGTCGTCCTGTCCGCCTGCGTTCAGATGCCGTCGCTGGCCGCCGTGCAGACAGTCGAGGACGCACTCGGCGTGCCCGTCATCACGGCAGCAACAGCCACCACCTTCGAGATCCTCAACGCCCTGGGACACACGCCGGCGATGCGCGGCGCCGGACGCCTGCTGGCCGGCGACGTGCGCACCGGCGTCCCGGTTCCTGCCTGA
- a CDS encoding type 1 glutamine amidotransferase domain-containing protein, which yields MSEHTIAGKKVAFLLTDGVEQVELTSPWNAVKDAGGEPTLVAPKSGKLQGYDGTEKGETFDVDLTVDQASASDFHALVIPGGVVNADHLRVHKGAQNFVRGFFEQHKPVASICHGPWLLIDAGVVSGRNLTSYHTLQTDLKNAGAHWTDEEVVVDQGLVTSRNPDDLPAFNSKLLEEIAEGEHAGQTA from the coding sequence ATGTCGGAGCACACTATTGCAGGCAAGAAGGTCGCGTTTCTGCTGACGGACGGCGTCGAGCAGGTCGAGCTGACCAGCCCATGGAACGCGGTCAAGGATGCCGGCGGCGAACCCACCCTCGTAGCGCCCAAGAGCGGAAAGCTGCAGGGCTACGACGGCACCGAAAAGGGCGAGACATTCGACGTCGACCTCACGGTGGACCAGGCCAGCGCCTCGGACTTTCACGCCCTGGTGATTCCGGGCGGCGTCGTGAACGCTGACCATCTCCGGGTCCACAAGGGAGCCCAGAACTTCGTCCGCGGTTTCTTCGAACAGCACAAACCGGTGGCCTCGATCTGCCACGGCCCCTGGCTGCTGATCGACGCCGGCGTCGTCAGCGGACGGAACCTGACCTCGTACCACACGCTCCAGACCGACCTGAAGAACGCCGGCGCCCACTGGACCGACGAGGAAGTGGTCGTGGACCAGGGGCTCGTGACCAGCCGGAACCCGGACGACCTGCCGGCATTCAACAGCAAGCTGCTGGAAGAAATCGCCGAGGGCGAGCACGCCGGCCAGACGGCCTAG